In one Desulforegulaceae bacterium genomic region, the following are encoded:
- the trxA gene encoding thioredoxin, protein SSDNIEAILKSTDVPVIVDFWAPWCGPCKMFAPVFEQAARAYPLRVLFAKVDTEAEQFLASRFKIRSIPTIIVFKDGKEVERVSGAMNDEGLDRFVERFL, encoded by the coding sequence GAGCAGCGATAACATAGAAGCCATTTTAAAAAGTACCGATGTGCCCGTCATTGTCGATTTTTGGGCACCGTGGTGTGGACCATGCAAAATGTTCGCTCCTGTCTTTGAACAAGCCGCACGTGCCTACCCGCTTCGTGTTTTGTTCGCCAAAGTTGATACCGAAGCTGAGCAATTTTTAGCCTCACGTTTTAAAATCCGCTCCATTCCAACCATAATTGTCTTTAAAGATGGCAAAGAAGTGGAACGTGTTAGTGGAGCGATGAACGATGAAGGTTTGGATAGATTTGTGGAGAGGTTTTTGTAA